Part of the Oscillatoria salina IIICB1 genome, CGAGTTGATAGGCTTGTTCCACTGGGCTTTGTTCGGAAATTGCTGCTAAAAGTTTGTTGTTGGGAATGGCAATTAAACTATCAACGTTGGTTGCTAAAGTGGCGATCGCTTCGTCGGCTAGTCTTGTCGCTCGACTACCATCAATAGTCAGAGGACGAGTGACGATTGCGACAGTCAGACAACCTATTTTTCGCGCAATTTCGCCAATTACTGGTGTTGCACCAGTACCAGTTCCTTTGCCCATACCAGCGATAATGAAAACTAAATCTGTCTCGGCGAGAATTTGGGCAATTTCTTCGCGAGAGGAGCGCGCTGCTTGTTTACTGGTTTCGGGATCTCCTGCGTTATTTTCGCCAATTTGCAGAACGTGAGAAGCAGTAGAATTATTTAATTCCTCCACATCGCTACTAATTGCCCAAAACTCCAATTCTGTCAAACCATTAGCTTTAATTCGCGCGATCGCCTTACAACCACAGCCCCCGACGCCAATGACTTTGATTTTTGTCGCCTTCTCGAACAAATAATCGTCATTGCTACTTGATTCGGCGCTGAAATCGGAACCAGAAACGCTTTCGGAAACTAAATCTACATTTGCTGGAGTTTCTAACTCTTCATGATGTCCATTTGTTCCAGCAAAAGCTACTTCTTTTGCTGGTGTCGTTAAACAATTGTCTGTAGGTAAATTATCGAGCCGTTTTGCCAAAAGATCCAGTTGATTTCTCAGTTGCGCGATCGCTCTCGTCGTCATTGCTTTTTCTGATTGTACTTGCTTAACTTCACTTACTAAAGGATTAATAATGTCAAGGGTTTGCAACTTTTCTTTAAGATCCCTCAGTTCAGCTTCAATAGCCTGAAAATCTGGCATTTGCGTGCGCTGTACTAATTCTCCTACCAAAGGGTGAATTTTATACTCCAAAGCCTGTAACTGCGAGTAGATACTAGCAATTTCTGCTTCCAGGGAACTATTATCGCCCCCAGAATACTGTCGCTTGTGCATTTGCTGGTGTAACGACTCCACCACTCGATGCACGTCATAAATCGCACTGGTAGTATAATCCTCTTTTCGTTGCTCAAATCGATATCGATTGAGCAAATTCAGCGAAATTGTTACAGTAAGAGGAGCTGCTGCATAAGCTACTTGACTGGAGATAGCTGCGGCAACTGTTCCCACAACAGAAGTAGCTAAGGCAGCTATTTCGGCAATTTCTAGCCAGGATTTTTTCGGCATAGCTTCATTGGCTGTTGATTCTAGAAAAATAGATAGGGGTGCGATTAATTGTTATTACTCTACAACCTTAAGAGCCAATCTCAGCAGCAATCCCCTACTTTTTCTTTTCTAGAACAAATACCACATTTGCCGCTCCTAGCTAGTAAGCGAAATTACAATTACTTAAAATCTTGCTGCTATCTTGCTTGGCTTGCTTACTTTTTAGCAATAATCCAAACTGCATGAACAATTCCAGGAATATAACCGAGAATTGTTAACAAGATATTAATCCAAAAATCTTTACCTAAACCAACCTGCAAAAATACGCCTAGTGGCGGTAGGACGATCGCGATTAAAATGCGAACTAAATCCATAGATACCTCCGATTACAATTAAAATGCTGTGGATATCTCAATTTTATTCCCTAATTATTAGTTTTTTACCCTTCTCGCGAATCGTTTCACTGACAAAAAGTTGAATTTGGTAATAAATCTATACATTCAGGCGCTCCGGCGACCAAAATTTACAATAAGTTAGCAGTTATCTTCGCTATCCTAATAAAGGAAAACCCTTTAGTAAGAGCCAAACTTTACCTTTTCTTACCTAAGACAGATGCGTAAAAAAAGTAAAGTTAAGGCAAATTTCAATTTTAGTACCTCTAGCTAAAGAGAGAAGCAAAACCAATTTAATCATCTCAATGCTATATGACTACATCTCCCTATTTAAGCAATAACTTTCATTATCAAGGTATTTATAGCTGTCCAGTTTGTCGCCACGGTAAAATCTCAGGTATGGCAATGATGGATGCTTTTGCTTGTAACTTTTGTAACAACATTTTTACCGCTAATCTCGAACAACAAATACTCAAAAAAGCAGACAGTCAACCGCCTTTGATGTGGCATTGGAATGGCAAAAATTGGAGCGGAGCGCATCGTCCCGGTGTAAACTTAGGTTGGGACTATGCAGTAGCGGCGATCGCATTTGTGCTTTTACCAACTGCAACCATCGGTATTTCTGCTTATCTTTTTCCGCCCCTACCAGGAGATCCTTTGTATTGGTTTCCTCTCTTTTGGACATTCTTAACCTTTCTCGTCCATTTGAGTTGCGTAGTTTGGTTAATGATTGAATATTACCAATTCCCAGTCTCAATCTATTTTAAGGCGATCGGGCGGCACTTATGGGGTCGTTTGTGGAGAAAGAGTCTCTAACCAGAAACGAGTGAGTAGCGATAGGCGATCGCAACTCGCTTCCAATTAAGCTAAACTAAACAATAGTCCTGAAAAAAGCTCAAACTTTACCAAGGACACAACGCGGGTATAATTTAGTGGTAAAATGTCAGCTTCCCAAGCTGAATATGCGGGTTCGATTCCCGCTACCCGCTTCCAGAAATCACTAAATAGCATAACTTTGTAAAGACTGTATTTACCGAATTTCATCCAAAAGTAAACCCGTTTCATCAGGTTTATCCGGACAAAATTCCAGATAAGTATTAGTCTGACTACTTTTAGTAAAATCTATCACTATCCTCGTTTTAAGTCTTCCTTTTTGCCAACCCGGTAAGCTAGAATTTATTCTAATTATTTGACACTTATTAATAAAGTGAAACTCTGTTTGATCCATCGGTATAGAAACTTGACTTGTTTTAAGCCGAATATATGCAAAAAAACTTTTCATATCCACTCTGTTGTTATTCGTTGACTCATTAAATCTAGAATGTAAATCTTGAGCAACTAACGTTTTAAACTTACCAACAGTAAAAGTATCCTCTCCAAACTTCAAAACATCTTCATCACAATTTAAAGACTCAAAAATATCGTTCATCCTTCCCTCTTAAATTTCAAGAATATCTCACAAATTAGTATAGACCTTACTCAACTCTTTAAAGCTGTAAATAAAATTAAAATCCAGTAAATTTACCCCACCAATCACAACAGAAAAAACTCCTTAGCGTTTTTCTTTGCGCCTACGCGAACGCCGAATGCGCCTTTGCGTGATGATTATTCAACCAATTAAATTGACAACAGTCCCAACAAATGCTACCATTTCAACAAGTAAGCTACTGCCTTAAGCACAGCATTAAACCAACTTAAAAAATACTGTCCTTAAGACATTAACTCACCTCAACCAAGCAAACATTTCTGGCAACAATGCCAACATCAAAAAATGGAATATAAACTTCCTCCCATACAATCTCGCCAGTTATTTCTCCAAGCATTAACTCATCGCTCATTTCTCAACGAAAACCCCAACGCAGGCAAAGATAACGAACGATTAGAATTTTTAGGCGATGCAGTATTAGGTTTTTTAGTAGGAGAATTACTCTTCAAACGCTATCCCGACAAAAGCGAAGCAGAAATGACTCGCTTACGTTCTAAACTAGTAGATGAACCCCAATTAGCAAAATTAGCCGCATTACTAAACTTAGGTAAGTTATTACGCTTAGGAAAAGGTGCAGAAAAAGACGGCGGCAGACAAAATCCTGCCCTACTTTGCGATGTTTTTGAAGCAGTAATTGGCGCTTATTTTTTGGAAGTAGGAATTGAAGAAGTGCGAAATTATATCGAACCAATGTTTACCATTTTAGCCGATAATATCGTTGCTTCTCCCATTGAGAATAACCCCCCAAAAAGTTTAGTAGACTGCAAAAATCGTTTTCAGCAATGGGCGCTAGAAAATTTCAAAGAAAACCCTCAATATTTGATTATTAAAGAATCAGGAGAAGCCCATGCCAAAGAGTTTACTGCTGAAGTGCGAGTTAACAATCAAATTTACGGCACTGGCAAAGGAAAACGCAAACAAGAAGCGCAAAAACAGGCAGCGAAAGATGCTTTGAAAAACTTAGGTTTAGAATAAAAAAGGTGCGCCAGTGGACGCACCAGAAAAATTTTACCACAGCGCCCGCACAGGCTGATTTCCTGACGCTTGAGAAGGTTGAGGTACGGGAAATAAACTAGCACGAATTCTGCTTGGTAAAAGTACCTCATTTACAGCATGAACAACCCCATTACTAGCCTGAATATTAGCTTGAACGACACTGGTATTATTGACAATAACCTCATCACCACTTTTAAAAATAGCTACACCTCCGCCGCTAAGAGTTTCTAAACCTCCTGATGGCAATTGTCTCGAACTTAGCTTACCTTTTACTAAGTGATAATTAAGGATTTCTTGAAGTAACGCCCGATTTTCTCGTCTCAGCAACATTTCGACAATATCATCGGGAAGTTGTTCAAAAGCTTCATCAGTTGGTGCAAAAAAAGTATACTGATTGTTTTGAGATAATTCATCTCCTAAACCTGCGGCTTTGATAGCTCTTTCTAGGATAGTAAATTCTTCGTTATTGACTACAGTTTCTAATAAATTGCCTTGGTTTGGAGGTAAATAAGTGGGACTACGAAATTGAGACGGTGGAAATACTTCTTGGGTATTAGCTGGATAACTCACGAAAGCAGTTAAACTGATAATGCTTGTCAGGATGGCTAATTTGCCA contains:
- a CDS encoding KGK domain-containing protein, yielding MNDIFESLNCDEDVLKFGEDTFTVGKFKTLVAQDLHSRFNESTNNNRVDMKSFFAYIRLKTSQVSIPMDQTEFHFINKCQIIRINSSLPGWQKGRLKTRIVIDFTKSSQTNTYLEFCPDKPDETGLLLDEIR
- the ftsZ gene encoding cell division protein FtsZ, which codes for MPKKSWLEIAEIAALATSVVGTVAAAISSQVAYAAAPLTVTISLNLLNRYRFEQRKEDYTTSAIYDVHRVVESLHQQMHKRQYSGGDNSSLEAEIASIYSQLQALEYKIHPLVGELVQRTQMPDFQAIEAELRDLKEKLQTLDIINPLVSEVKQVQSEKAMTTRAIAQLRNQLDLLAKRLDNLPTDNCLTTPAKEVAFAGTNGHHEELETPANVDLVSESVSGSDFSAESSSNDDYLFEKATKIKVIGVGGCGCKAIARIKANGLTELEFWAISSDVEELNNSTASHVLQIGENNAGDPETSKQAARSSREEIAQILAETDLVFIIAGMGKGTGTGATPVIGEIARKIGCLTVAIVTRPLTIDGSRATRLADEAIATLATNVDSLIAIPNNKLLAAISEQSPVEQAYQLANDIIAQGVQSLSEMLAVPSLVNVDFADLRLAMARSGTALMGIGSGMGQNRAREAAIAAIFSPLLDASLEKATTVILTISGGSDLSLHEVNTAAEVVREAIAPNARLIVGATMDLKMQSEVRVTAIATGLKNSGLHSLHNHS
- a CDS encoding fasciclin domain-containing protein yields the protein MKTTLKLRQTGKLAILTSIISLTAFVSYPANTQEVFPPSQFRSPTYLPPNQGNLLETVVNNEEFTILERAIKAAGLGDELSQNNQYTFFAPTDEAFEQLPDDIVEMLLRRENRALLQEILNYHLVKGKLSSRQLPSGGLETLSGGGVAIFKSGDEVIVNNTSVVQANIQASNGVVHAVNEVLLPSRIRASLFPVPQPSQASGNQPVRALW
- the rnc gene encoding ribonuclease III; protein product: MEYKLPPIQSRQLFLQALTHRSFLNENPNAGKDNERLEFLGDAVLGFLVGELLFKRYPDKSEAEMTRLRSKLVDEPQLAKLAALLNLGKLLRLGKGAEKDGGRQNPALLCDVFEAVIGAYFLEVGIEEVRNYIEPMFTILADNIVASPIENNPPKSLVDCKNRFQQWALENFKENPQYLIIKESGEAHAKEFTAEVRVNNQIYGTGKGKRKQEAQKQAAKDALKNLGLE
- a CDS encoding YqaE/Pmp3 family membrane protein, translated to MDLVRILIAIVLPPLGVFLQVGLGKDFWINILLTILGYIPGIVHAVWIIAKK